DNA from Periplaneta americana isolate PAMFEO1 unplaced genomic scaffold, P.americana_PAMFEO1_priV1 scaffold_22, whole genome shotgun sequence:
GGAcaagaaaagaaagcttaaagacagaaatttataaaagtaaaaaatttcacGTTTCAAGAAATGGCAAAAGTCGAAACGTGCAACTTGCAAGGAAAATAGAACCAGAGTGTTTAACGATGGAAGCAGATCCTGAAAAGCATGCTGCTTACATAGCGTCGAGAGTAAGATATGGGCTgagaggaagaaggaaggaaaaattaAGACAGTTTCGGCCATGACTAATAGAGAATTAAGAGAGCAAAGGAAAAACAAAGAGAATAGAtgagagaatattgcacgaaaattaagaacaaatgtaTTCAACAATGTAATCATAGTAATTTGGGAAAAGATGCAAAAAGCTCTTCTGCTAATAAAAGGTAGTGAAATTATTCGAAAACTAAAAGCCGAAACATTAAGCTTaaacttttaacagaaaaattggAAAAGCTTTATTcacgtgtaaaaaaaaaatgaaaaaggccTATGCTGTACTCCATCTCGTATCACAGAGAAGAAAAAAGCAAATCAATCTTCCTCGCGCACTGCAGTTCATACTTTGCTAAGAGGGCGTCCAGTTCCTTCTGACATAAAGAAGAAACTGATCCTTGGAGAGTTGCTagaacaacaattaaaatcttcattttcttctgtagGATATAAAAGTAAACAATTAGTAAGACGCATCATATGTGGCAAAATAATTAAGAAGTATAAATGCTATAGCACTGTAAGAGAGTAGTTTCTCGCACAGCTGTTCGCCAGAATAATTCCTACAGACACAAGAGTAGCCACAGTTTGGAGTACAAGCATCACGTGATACAATAAAGGCACATCAGTATCAGTGGTGTAAAGAAAATccaaatttgttaattttcaatgaattgagttatatatatatatataaatttcaatgtgTTTACTGTGGTATGGGTCATTGAAAATTTCCTATTGTGTAAAGGTGTTGGTTTGTGTCTTCTACAGAAGTGGTTCTTACTTTTTTGTAGGGCATACGTGTGTATGTACTTATAAAAGAATCAAAATTAaaggtaaaatatttatcattattgttattactataaatgtaaatcatttcttatttctatttcattatcTTCATGGAATAAGTGAAATCAGTCACCGGCGTACCtcggtcggctgaggcgcttgcctgtcgatccggagtttcaCTTGGACTggacttgggttcgattcccgcttggactgattacctggttgggtttttttcgaggtttcgtCAACCTTAAGGTgactgtcaggtaatctatggcgaatccctggCCTCATccagccaaataccatctcactatcaccaattccattcacGCTAAATAGccgagtagttgatatagcgtcgttaaataaccgagtaaaaaaaGTGTAATCCAATATGgtactattattaataaatatacaaattaatgtgTATATCATTGTTGTGATGCTTCAcagtattaattaaatatgtttgcgagcgaacataaatagcctacttatttcattttgtaatacgGCTCAATCGCATTATATCTAATAATAAtcagttaatattattatgaataatgaaaatttgtgacttatttcattttcagtattgCTTTCAAGTCGGTGTGTAAATATCAAATTGCCTTTACCGAGCCAAAGGAATAATCCACGGATTAAAACTGTGGACACCGTGGAGATGCCATGGACACCGTGGaatctgaaaattgattttgttttatttcttgtagCACACGAAGATTTAGACATGGCCACTAACACACCTGACTTATCTTTCACACCTTTAACTAATACCCATCAAAAAATTAATCTCCTTACAATTTCAGTTGTTGCCATTTTTGGGTTCCAAAAGTGACGGGTTTCATGAGAATGACCCATATACACACCTACGAACAGCCCAAACCTTCTATGTTTATGTCGATAAGTGTGAGCTAGTAAATGTTCTTAATATGCAAAATCAAAATATAGTAGCATCTTGTAGAATTGCGCTCAGTTAATGTTTTCTCAATAGAACACTttttaatatacaaatataacaaaatatcttATCTCTCAACACGACATTTTTTGGTTGAAGTttatatacagtcaactccggttatagtgaacctctgcagaccagcatattttgttcactatatccgaggttcactacaACCGAAGAGTGTGTTTTTATACTATAGACATTGTTAAAAACACAGGATAGATTACGTTCAATGTAAGTAATAATGTTCACTTTTTTATAGCCATTTAGGCAGTAGGTACTGACTGACTTCGCACCCCCTTCCATTAATCAGGAAGGTAAGTttactgtgtactcggccttggtATTTCCTtgagttcacttttacaaagatatgGGAGGAAGGGTTGACAACagctgtaatccttcttgtacttaccctttggtcatcactctactcccttttacaaaagaaaacattttatcttcctattcttctaataaactCTTCTAAAGGAGTCAAAACTGAACTGAACATTAGTTCTAGTGTAAAGAAATTCACCTCAAAACAATCTTATTATCCTACCAAATTATTcagttttaacaaatttattgtacGTACGAAAACACTCGTTGCAcactttttatttgtaatttattgtccATTTATGACAACAGTcactaataagaataatattttaaactctaaaatgacttaataatattttttcttttattgtgagATTTTATGAACACAACTCTCAACAATTGCGCATCAAACCAAAAAAAATTTACCAATAATTACTGATGAAAGGGTAGcatcagtggtgatattcaagaagtttaacaaccagttctctcatgtgtacctatgttaaaaaaatacggtatatgtccatggtaattgcaaatattacctaaaaataatttaacaaccggttTATCTAAACTGGTGCGAACTGGCCGAATATCACCAATGGGTAACATGACGTTAGTCATTGTCAATCAAGAAGTAAGGGAGTCCCTTTATAACCTGTCttgataatgtaattttaaacttTAGTGGCTTTTAGCACAGATGTGTATTATAttcgccagttttttttttctggattttaggataaaaaATTGGTGTGCACATTATATTCAATGGCGTAAATACGGTATTTTCGCGTTCTCACATTTTCATGGAAAActtaatttcgagcaaaattgaattagaatgtataaatgaagttttgtacCTCTCAGGGTTTAAAATACGATTGTATAAGTGCGAAAAacgtataactgaaataaattaccatggaaagtatttattttgcctGAACTTAAGAAAAAACGTATAAGTGAGAAAATGTATAAGTGAGAATGcacaaatgaagttttactgtatttgtacCTCGCcttgcatatttttttaaaattctgaatcTAATTTTATTTACTCATACTGTCAAAACATATAAAACATCTCAATATAATTCTAACTGAAGCTTCTTTGGTGCTTTGTATATGTATATCCCAATTTCGTACTTgactcaaatataattaaattcataagAATTAGCCAGATCTCTTTATGTGGGAGATGTCAGAGCTAAAGCTCAGAAATACTaaagcataaataaaattatcctaCCAAAACATTATTTTTGAAGATAAACATATTAGAATAGAAAACAAAGACAGAAAAATTGAAGTAAGAACTGCATGATTTTGTAATATTACCTTTGAACATAGGTACAATGAGAACTTAATCAGACCTTCATCTTGCATTCCAAGAAGAGGAAAGATTTTTAAAAATCTCGCTAGTGATGCTAAATCTTCAGCACGTACTGCTTCGTCAAATTTCTGTGTAACGACAGCCCCAAGCTGGGTTGCAGCTTCATGCAGTAGTGAAAATGAGTTCGTAACACTTGTGCAATCTAGAACAgaaaatcaattcaattaccaattgcACAAATATTTCCCTCAAATGCCACcacattgtcttttttttttttttttttttggcagtggattatctatcttcgtagtgtatccagctatttgctgacaacacatGTTCCACTTTTTCACTATAAaattcctcttcttacaaatgatgggtaaaaagcatGATGCTGGTTGTATATGGCAGTGGATTatgtgtaacccacttctgaggttgggattCCTGAAcgcagagttaaggctggttcacaataaaccgggaacgagaaccagaatgaaaacgggAAGCAGAGGACGGGAATATaacaatttttgattcacaat
Protein-coding regions in this window:
- the LOC138693824 gene encoding conserved oligomeric Golgi complex subunit 4-like isoform X2; this encodes MQTALRNEDYEKAAAHVHHSLSMDQHLLKQTVAEDCTSVTNSFSLLHEAATQLGAVVTQKFDEAVRAEDLASLARFLKIFPLLGMQDEGLIKFSLYLCSKLQETAHKNLLVALESSELVLSMMIR